The Acinetobacter chinensis genomic sequence TCACCATCACGGTCAAGGAACTGATTTTCCAGAAATTCAAGTTCAGTCTGCAGGTGTGGGCAGACATTGTTGTAGGCAAAAAATGCACCATCACGCTGCGTGATGAAAATTGTTCTGCCATCATCTGTGTCAAAGGCGCGGGCTTCACGCTCTGGAATTTCTTCCATCATTGCAATTCTATTCATTTATGCGCATTCCTTTTGAAAATTTTCCAACAGTGTTGCGTATGATTTTATATCAAGTCGGGGACCAAACTGTGAAACAACTTCACTGGAAATAAGTACCGCCAGTTCTGCGGCAGCTTTCAGGCTTTCGCCCTGATTCAGAGCATAGAGGAAAGCACCTGCAAAAGCATCACCTGCACCATTTGCATCTACAGCAGTCACCTGACGACCAGGAACCTGAAAGCTGTGTTCTGTATCAGAAATTAATGCACCTTCTGAACTTAATGTAATGACAGTGTATTTACTTTTTAGCTGCAATTTAGCTAAAGCCTGTTCAATGTTGTCAGATTCTGTGTACATCAGCGCTTCCTGCTGATTACAGAACAGTAAATCCACACCATCATCGAGCAGTTCATCCAGTCCTGCGCGTGCATACTGAACCATAGCAGGGTCTGAAAGTGTCAGCGCAATTTTTACGTTGTTTTCACGGGCAATCTGGCGAGCCTGTTTGACAGCCTGGCGAGCTGAGTCGCTGGTGGACAGATAACCTTCAATATACAGCCACTCAGCTGTTTTCAATGCTGTGAAATCAATCTGCTGATCTGTCAGTTCAGCTGTAATGCCAAGATAGGTATGCATCGTCCGTTCAGAATCAGGGCTGACCAGTACCATGCAGGTTCCTGTTACACCTTCGCTTACAGATTTTTCAGCAGTCTGAATGCCTGCGTCATTTAAGCCGTCCAGGTAAATTTTTCCCAGATCATCATTGCCTACACGGCAACCATAAAATGCAGTTCCACCCAGAGCAGTGAATGCAACTGTAGTATTTGCAGCAGATCCACCTGAAGCCTGACCTTTGTATAGTTGTGTTTCTTTGAGTTTGTTATATAAATGAGCCTGACTGTCACCATCAGTCAGTTGCATGGTCCCTTTTTGCAGGTTTTGTTGAAGTAGGAAGTCATCAGATACTTTAAATTCCTGGTCAATCAGCGCATTGCCAATTGCAAAAAGATCAACAGTTGCCATGTTTCCGTTCACATTTCAAAATAAAGCATTTAGTTTACACCAATGCTCAGTATTGCTGTAGATTTGTGAATAAAATTCAATATATGCTTAAGTGTTTTTGTGGAAAATATGGCGAATACAGGGTTCAAGGATTTTAGATGAATATTGAGATCAAAACAGCAGAGGAATTGCCAGGACAGATTGGTGAGCTTGCACAACAGGCAACCAAAGAAGGCTTTAATTTTGTAGAAAGACTGATTGAAGAATTCAAAAGTGGTAAAAACCGTTTTGATCAGCACGGCGAATTTTTACTTTTTGTTTATGATGATCATAAACTGATCGCATGTGGTGGTCTGAATCAGCAGTGGAATGAAAATGATGTGGAAAACCGTATCGGTCGCGTCCGCCGTTTTTATGTACTTCCTGAATACCGTAAACATGGTGTGGGTAAGCAGCTGTTACAGCATCTGGAACAAAAAGCCCGAAAAGATTTCTCTGCATTGTGTCTGAATACTGAAATCAAATCTGCAGCACATTTTTATCAGAAACAGAACTATGTATTTGTCGAAAATCATCCGAACTACAACTATTTTAAATATCTGGTTTAGGTAAAAATTTTCAGTCCCGATCGTCAAATGTTTTGAGATATGAAATCATGATGAATGAATCCAGTGTTTTATTCCCGATTATAGGTGTGGGTATCATGATTCTGGATTGTGAAAACCGCGTGTTGCTGGGGCACCGCATTAAATCCGGTGAGACACCATCATGGTGTTTTCCCGGTGGTAAAATTGACGCACAGGAAAGTCTGGAGCAGTCAGCAGCACGTGAAATATTCGAAGAGACACATCTAAGTCTGAGTTCTGATTTACTTAAACCATTTATAGTGCTCCTCAATCGTGAAAATCCACGCGTGAATATGACCACAGGGCTGTATATTCAACTGCAATCAGATGAAATAAAAGCGGATTTAAAAGTCACAGAACCACATATCTTTGAGTCATGGCAGTGGTTTGATTTAAATGAATTGCCATGTCCTTTATTTCCGGAAACTGAAGCTATGTTGCAGTACTAGATGCAGCAAACGGTAAATAAACAGTTTGCTGTCTATCCATTAAAATAATCTGTTAAAAACAGCCTAAGAAATTCACCACTTTGTATTACTTCTATACAGCATTCTATTTCTCAATATATTTGTGATGATTGTCACGGTTTAATTTTGCTTTAAGTCTGGTCGGTAAATATAGCTTCATTGAAATGATTGCTGATCTAAGCCATGAAGCAAAATGATTTAAATGAACTGCTGTCTAAAGTTCCGCAAGTAACGCTGTTATTCTGGATTACTAAAATCTTTGCAACGACATTCGGTGAAACGGCAGGTGACGCTGTTTCAATGTCACTGAATTTAGGATATCTGGTCAGTACCTTTATTTTTGCCTTTGTATTTATTGCCTTTGTCATTTTCCAGATTCGTGCAGAAACATATCGCCCCTATTTATATTGGTTCACGATTATCGCCAGTACCACCGTTGGTACGACTTTAGCCGATTTTGTCGATCGTTCTCTTGGGATTGGTTATCTCGGAGGGAGTAGCTTATTACTCAGCCTGGTACTGTTATCACTATACAGCTGGTATAGGGTTGAAGGCTCAATTTCTCCACATATTCAAAAGCCCAGGGCAGAGCTGTTTTACTGGATCACTATTACATTTTCACAGACACTGGGTACGGCATTAGGGGACTGGTCATCCGATACAGGAGGGCTGGGCTATACAGGCGGAATCATGCTGTATGTAGTGTTGCTGTTGATTGTGACTGTATTGTATTTCTTTACCAGAACATCGCGTGTTCTGTTGTTCTGGACAGCATTTGTTTTAACACGTCCTTTAGGTGCCGTAGTCGGCGACTTTCTTGATAAACCGATTGATCACGGTGGTCTGGCATTGAGTCGGTTTGCTGCTTCGGCTGTATTGATGATTGCAATTCTGATCTGTATTTATATCTCCGGTCGGGTCAATGGACAAAAAGTTGCAGAAGCTAAAAGTCATTGATCAGAAAGCCTTAACTCAAAACTTCTGAACTTCGTTTGACGGTGATGGTCACTGATTTTGACCATCACTTTTTTATTGCTGAATATCTGCTCAGTGTTTTCTGGGGTTACAAAACTGAATATTGTTTTTGCCATGACCATGCTAATGATGGGTTTTCACTAAATAAAAGAAACCACGATGACAGATCAGAACGAAATTCTGGAGCGTTTAGGTGAAGACGAGCTGTTCGAAATTGCTGAATATGGTATTCAGGTTCGGATTGATCTGCGACTGGAAGGAACAGTGAATGATGATCCGCAGTTTTTATATGATGCACTGGTTGCCATCGAAGACATGAATGCAGAACAGTTAAAAGCATGTATCCGTGAGAATTCTTCAAAATATCAGCAAGAAAAATAATCTGTTTATCATCAAAAAATGACCGATATAAACAATCGCTAAATCCAACGGTTAAGATCTGAATTAATACCAGGAATGAATCGCATTTGTCTGAGTTTGGGTTATACTTGAAGCCTATAGAAAAGTATCAAATTACTGGAGATCGCATGACTGTAGATGTCACTGAAACCTTAGCCCAAACTGTACATCCTGCGTTTCAGCTGGTACGTCAACACCATGTAGAAGCTTTAGACATTTCAGTGTCTGAATATAAACATAAAGTGACTGGTGCAATGCACTACCATTTAGCAACAGAACATGATGAAAATGTTTTTCTGGTTGCATTCCGTACTCAGCCTATGGATTCCAAAGGTGAGGCACATATTCTTGAACACACGGCATTGTGTGGTTCAGAAAAATTCCCTGTACGTGACCCATTCTTCTTAATGATCCGTCGTTCATTGAATACATTTATGAATGCGTTTACCGCAGCGGACTGGACAGCCTATCCATTTGCGACACAGAATAAAAAAGACTTCCAGAACTTACTTGAAGTGTATATGGATGCCGCTTTTGCAGCCAACCTGAATCCTCTGGATTTTGCTCAGGAAGGTATCCGTATTGAGCTTGAAAATGGTGAACCGGTTTATAAAGGTGTGGTGTTCAATGAAATGAAAGGGGCGATGAGTTCTCCTTCAGATCAGCTGTATCATCAGCTAGCTCATCATCTGTTTCCGAAAACGACGTATCACTACAACTCAGGTGGTGATCCAAAAGATATTCCTGATTTAACTTACGATGAGTTAGTGGCTTTCTATAAGTCGCATTATCATCCAAGTAATGCGGTGTTCATGACGTTTGGTAATCAGACGGCATATCATCTGCAGGAGCAGTTTGAAACGCTGGCATTGTCCCGTTTTGAAAAAGGTGAAACACTTTACTCCAAAGCTGAACAGCGTCTGACAGCACCACTTGAAGTGACAGAAAGCTATGCGGTGGATGCTGAAGATTTAACAGATAAGACCTATCATATTATTTCGTGGCTGTTACCGCAGGCAAGTGATATCAAACTCCGTCTGGGCATGCGCCTGGTGGAAGGTATTCTGCTGGAGGATTCAGCATCACCATTACGTCAGTACCTTGAAACCTGTGGCTATGCACAGTCTACGGGTCCAATCCTGGGTGTGGATGATTCCAACTATGAAATGACATTCTTCTGTGGTGTTCAGGGTTCAAATCCAGAACATGCTCAGGAATTTAAAAACGGCGTGTTTAAAATTCTGGAAGATGTGGCTTCAAAACCGGTTGATGCCGAAATGATTGATGCAATTCTGCATCAGATCGAACTGCATCAGCGTGAAATCAATGGTGATGGTACACCTTATGGACTGACACTGATTTTAAATGGTCTGGCGAGTACAATTCACCACAATGATCCGGTTCATGTATGGGATGTGGATACTGCAATTGCAGAAGTCAAAGAAGAGCTGAAAGATCCGATGTGGCTGTCCAGCCTGATCAAAGAGCATCTGATTGACAACCCACACCGTGTACAGATGACACTGGTCCCTGATGCAACAAAATCTGTAAAAGATGCAGAGGAAGAAAAAGCCCGTCTTGCAGCGATTG encodes the following:
- a CDS encoding Rieske (2Fe-2S) protein; the encoded protein is MMEEIPEREARAFDTDDGRTIFITQRDGAFFAYNNVCPHLQTELEFLENQFLDRDGEYIECSTHGALFNVESGECISGPCLGESLEKVEITVHSDGGIYLT
- a CDS encoding adenosine kinase, with amino-acid sequence MATVDLFAIGNALIDQEFKVSDDFLLQQNLQKGTMQLTDGDSQAHLYNKLKETQLYKGQASGGSAANTTVAFTALGGTAFYGCRVGNDDLGKIYLDGLNDAGIQTAEKSVSEGVTGTCMVLVSPDSERTMHTYLGITAELTDQQIDFTALKTAEWLYIEGYLSTSDSARQAVKQARQIARENNVKIALTLSDPAMVQYARAGLDELLDDGVDLLFCNQQEALMYTESDNIEQALAKLQLKSKYTVITLSSEGALISDTEHSFQVPGRQVTAVDANGAGDAFAGAFLYALNQGESLKAAAELAVLISSEVVSQFGPRLDIKSYATLLENFQKECA
- a CDS encoding GNAT family N-acetyltransferase, which codes for MNIEIKTAEELPGQIGELAQQATKEGFNFVERLIEEFKSGKNRFDQHGEFLLFVYDDHKLIACGGLNQQWNENDVENRIGRVRRFYVLPEYRKHGVGKQLLQHLEQKARKDFSALCLNTEIKSAAHFYQKQNYVFVENHPNYNYFKYLV
- a CDS encoding nucleotide triphosphate diphosphatase NUDT15 — protein: MMNESSVLFPIIGVGIMILDCENRVLLGHRIKSGETPSWCFPGGKIDAQESLEQSAAREIFEETHLSLSSDLLKPFIVLLNRENPRVNMTTGLYIQLQSDEIKADLKVTEPHIFESWQWFDLNELPCPLFPETEAMLQY
- a CDS encoding COG4705 family protein gives rise to the protein MKQNDLNELLSKVPQVTLLFWITKIFATTFGETAGDAVSMSLNLGYLVSTFIFAFVFIAFVIFQIRAETYRPYLYWFTIIASTTVGTTLADFVDRSLGIGYLGGSSLLLSLVLLSLYSWYRVEGSISPHIQKPRAELFYWITITFSQTLGTALGDWSSDTGGLGYTGGIMLYVVLLLIVTVLYFFTRTSRVLLFWTAFVLTRPLGAVVGDFLDKPIDHGGLALSRFAASAVLMIAILICIYISGRVNGQKVAEAKSH